The Apium graveolens cultivar Ventura chromosome 11, ASM990537v1, whole genome shotgun sequence genome has a window encoding:
- the LOC141695949 gene encoding uncharacterized protein LOC141695949: protein MQTPPESRPYIRQCDYHETHGHKTENCLSLKYFIDEQVKKGNLNKYLVRDNNQREEGPRKGKTIVNMVLGGSHFPPRRPDFGEEVLSIQSLPEVVISFSSNDYEGVITNHNEALVVTLDICDNEVRRMLIDNDSSVNILFKYIVDRM from the coding sequence ATGCAGACTCCTCCGGAGAGCAGGCCTTACATTAGGCAATGCGATTATCATGAAACACATGGCCACAAGACTGAGAACTGCTTATCACTTAAGTACTTTATCGACGAGCAAGTTAAGAAAGGAAACCTCAACAAGTACCTAGTCCGGGACAACAACCAAAGAGAGGAAGGGCCTAGGAAAGGGAAGACTATAGTGAATATGGTTCTAGGAGGCTCCCACTTCCCACCACGGAGACCGGACTTTGGCGAAGAAGTACTCTCAATTCAATCACTCCCAGAGGTGGTTATATCTTTCAGTAGTAATGACTATGAAGGAGTCATTACTAACCACAATGAAGCGTTAGTTGTCACTTTGGATATTTGTGACAATGAAGTAAGGAGAATGCTGATAGACAACGACTCCTCAGTGAATATTCTCTTCAAGTATATTGTGGATCGAATGTAG